One Panicum virgatum strain AP13 chromosome 9K, P.virgatum_v5, whole genome shotgun sequence genomic region harbors:
- the LOC120648019 gene encoding homeobox protein engrailed-1-like gives MDGQDGGRHNGADGDGGSYGHDGAYGDGGRTRDFLSPQVAFPPGFPYNPVYPPPPPPAYGMASSSSLQPSRLDFDALDLNSASEWSDTSGFGDLVRPGGAAVRQGPPPVRVPARSGRGTLGLRGPRGGRGLSGPAFLGGGSAHVGGGSAFGDASCAAVAGGSAFMGGHPAAMPGGYVPYGGTSAFHGGPSAFQGGASAFHGGAAAFQGDASAFHGGYVSPTPNPGGSARGPARRGRRRNARRRVGCPPFRSFRAVVTSRLGGHR, from the exons ATGGACGGCCAGGACGGCGGTAGGCACAACGgtgccgacggcgacggcgggagcTACGGCCATGACGGTGCgtacggcgacggcggccgtaCCCGGGATTTCCTATCCCCGCAGGTGGCCTTTCCTCCCGGCTTTCCCTACAACCCcgtctacccccccccccccccccccgcgtatGGCATGGCGTCGTCGAGCAGTCTTCAACCAAGTCGCCTCGACTTCGATGCGCTCGACCTCAACTCGGCATCGGAGTGGTCAGACACCTCAGGATTCGGAGATCTCGTTCGTCCTGGGGGAGCGGCCGTGAGGCAGGGCCCGCCTCCCGTACGCGTACCCGCACGCAGCGGGAGGGGTACCCTCGGGTTGCGtggcccgcgcggcggccgaggaCTCAGCGGACCTGCGTTCCTGGGTGGCGGATCTGCACACGTCGGCGGCGGATCTGCGTTCGGGGACGCAAGTTGTGCTGCCGTGGCCGGCGGATCTGCATTCATGGGCGGCCACCCTGCGGCAATGCCTGGCGGATATGTGCCCTACGGCGGCACATCGGCGTTCCACGGCGGCCCATCGGCGTTCCAGGGCGGCGCATCAGcattccacggcggcgcagcagcgttCCAGGGCGACGCGTCAGCGTTCCACGGCGGCTACGTGTCCCCTACACCCAACCCGGGTGGATCTGCAAGGGGACCAGCTCGCAGAGGCAGGCGTCGCAATGCCCGTCGCCGAGTTGGG TGTCCACCATTCCGTTCATTTCGTGCCGTTGTTACCAGTCGTTTAGGAGGACACCGATAG
- the LOC120651529 gene encoding lysine-specific demethylase JMJ706-like isoform X2 — MPQVEGRSYLPAEVRDGLATLKRRRLERMRLSAENEAGDNPAVAARSGGDALRSPANCGVRLLSNNATGLPGNVQDKDPFAKRKVEKFDMSSLEWIDKIPECPVYCPTREEFEDPIAYIQKISPEAAKYGICKIVAPVSASVPAGVVLMKEQPNFKFMTRVQPLRLAEWAEDDTVTFFMSGRKYTFRDYEKMANKVFSKKYSSTSCLPARYVEEEFWREIAFGKMDFVEYACDVDGSAFSSSPHDQLGKSNWNLKNFSRLPNSVLRLLQMPIPGVTDPMLYIGMLFSMFAWHVEDHYLYSINYHHCGAFKTWYGIPGDAAPGFERVASQYVYNKDILIGDGEDAAFDVLLGKTTMFPPNVLLDHNVPVYRAVQRPGEFVITFPRSYHVGFSHGFNCGEAVNFAIGDWFPLGSLASKRYALLNRTPLLAHEELLCRSAVLLSQKLLTCDPGSLDKSEHPYSQYCVKSCFVRLMRFQRRARGLLAKMGSQICYKPKTFPNLSCSMCRRDCYITHVLCGCNFDPVCLHHEQEHRSCPCKSNRVVYVREDIEELEALSRKFEQDICLSKERICIGSSKEAEISDINVERAPNLGTILDFSNKKIGITGIMTADDGTSYPGVPNLSSSAYHEVPRHSEARVHATQTNRIYSASNQAINTSSVTKGTYATDEISSVVDDACNGLGSCNDSAMECSDDSDSESGIFRVKRRSTSFDKPTDTKISNFSEQQVLRRLKKVNPEVQRASKRPEESDTCPVGSVRMSQKSLNPASSDDEREDTVPISFRIKRHQLETQDNNTTHVAKPQSCPPSIGSLEEFVGRTRDATAEFRPKRVKIRLPSSASRQLEQQRSSGQRFARDDKLSLGCPRTF; from the exons ATGCCACAGGTGGAGGGTAGGAGTTATCTCCCTGCAGAGGTCAGGGATGGCCTTGCGACCCTGAAGCGGAGGAGGCTCGAGAGGATGCGTCTTAGTGCTGAGAACGAAGCGGGTGACAATCCTGCGGTAGCTGCTAGAAGCGGCGGGGATGCCTTGCGGAGCCCCGCAAACTGCGGGGTCAGATTGCTTTCAAACAATGCAACAGGTTTACCTGGAAATGTACAGGACAAGGATCCTTTCGCAAAGCGCAAGGTGGAGAAGTTTGATATGTCCAGCCTTGAATGGATCGACAAGATACCAGAGTGCCCCGTGTATTGTCCTACCAGGGAGGAATTTGAGGATCCCATTGCTTATATACAGAAGATTTCACCAGAGGCTGCAAAATATG GTATTTGCAAAATCGTGGCCCCGGTAAGTGCTTCTGTTCCTGCTGGTGTTGTGCTGATGAAGGAACAGCCCAATTTTAAGTTCATGACTAGAGTTCAGCCCCTTCGTCTAGCTGAATGGGCTGAAGATGATACAGTCACTTTCTTCATGAGTGGAAG AAAGTACACATTCAGAGACTATGAGAAAATGGCCAACAAAGTGTTCTCTAAGAAATATTCCAGCACCAGTTGTCTCCCAGCTAGGTATGTGGAGGAGGAATTCTGGCGTGAAATTGCTTTTGGGAAAATGGATTTCGTAGAATATGCTTGTGATGTTGATGGGAGTGccttctcttcttctcctcATGATCAACTTGGGAAAAGCAATTGGAACCTCAAG AATTTTTCACGGCTTCCCAACTCTGTTCTGAGACTCCTTCAGATGCCAATTCCA GGAGTAACAGATCCAATGCTTTATATTGGGATGCTCTTTAGTATGTTTGCATGGCATGTCGAAGACCACTATTTGTACAG CATAAATTACCATCACTGTGGGGCATTTAAGACATGGTATGGAATACCTGGCGATgcagctcctgggtttgaaAGGGTTGCTAGCCAGTATGTATATAACAAGGACATTTTGATTGGTGATGGGGAGGACGCAGCATTTGATGTTCTACTGGGAAAGACAACAATGTTCCCTCCAAATGTCTTACTAGATCACAATGTTCCTGTATATAGAGCTGTACAAAGACCTGGGGAATTTGTTATTACGTTCCCTCGTTCTTACCACGTGGGCTTCAGCCATG GTTTCAATTGTGGAGAGGCTGTTAACTTTGCTATTGGTGATTGGTTTCCTCTGGGTTCTCTGGCTAGCAAGCGCTACGCACTTTTGAACAGAACTCCATTGCTTGCACATGAGGAGCTACTCTGTCGTTCTGCTGTGCTTCTGTCCCAAAAACTGTTGACCTGTGATCCAGGATCCTTGGACAAGTCAGAACATCCATACTCCCAATATTGTGTGAAATCCTGCTTTGTGCGGTTGATGCGATTCCAGCGACGTGCACGTGGCCTACTTGCTAAGATGGGTTCTCAAATATGCTACAAGCCAAAAACTTTTCCGAATCTGTCCTGTAGCATGTGCCGGCGTGATTGCTATATCACACACGTGTTGTGCGGATGTAACTTTGATCCTGTCTGCTTGCACCACG AGCAAGAACACCGGAGCTGCCCTTGTAAGTCCAACCGTGTTGTCTATGttagagaggacattgaggagCTAGAGGCTCTATCAAGAAAATTTGAACAGGACATCTGCTTGTCCAAGGAAAGAATTTGCATTGGCTCATCTAAGGAGGCTGAGATCTCTGATATAAATGTTGAGCGTGCCCCAAATTTGGGGACTATACTGGATTTTAGCAACAAGAAAATTGGCATTACCGGCATTATGACAGCTGATGATGGAACGAGTTATCCTGGAGTACCAAATTTGTCATCTTCTGCGTATCATGAGGTGCCCAGGCATTCAGAAGCAAGG GTCCATGCCACACAAACTAACCGGATTTACTCCGCTTCCAATCAGGCAATAAACACATCATCAGTGACCAAAGGAACTTACGCTACTGATGAGATTTCATCCGTCGTGGATGATGCTTGTAATGGACTGGGTTCATGTAATGATTCAGCCATGGAATGTAGTGATGATTCTGACTCTGAATCTGGAATTTTCCGAGTCAAGCGCAGGTCCACATCATTTGACAAACCTACTGACACAAAGATATCAAACTTTTCTGAACAGCAG GTTCTGAGGCGGCTGAAGAAAGTGAATCCTGAAGTACAACGGGCCAGTAAGCGCCCAGAAGAATCTGATACTTGTCCTGTTGGTTCTGTCCGAATGAGCCAGAAGAGCTTAAATCCTGCTTCTTCTGATGATGAAAGAGAGGACACAGTTCCCATTTCTTTCAGAATAAAGCGGCATCAGTTGGAAACTCAGGACAACAATACAACTCATGTGGCAAAACCGCAATCATGCCCGCCTTCCATTGGTTCTCTAGAAGAGTTTGTGGGAAGAACTAGAGATGCCACAGCAGAGTTCCGTCCGAAACGAGTGAAAATCCGGCTACCTTCTAGTGCCAGTAGACAGCTTGAGCAGCAGCGCAGTTCCGGGCAGAGATTTGCAAGGGATGACAAGTTGTCGCTTGGTTGCCCGCGTACATTTTAG
- the LOC120651529 gene encoding lysine-specific demethylase JMJ706-like isoform X3: MVEGRSYLPAEVRDGLATLKRRRLERMRLSAENEAGDNPAVAARSGGDALRSPANCGVRLLSNNATGLPGNVQDKDPFAKRKVEKFDMSSLEWIDKIPECPVYCPTREEFEDPIAYIQKISPEAAKYGICKIVAPVSASVPAGVVLMKEQPNFKFMTRVQPLRLAEWAEDDTVTFFMSGRKYTFRDYEKMANKVFSKKYSSTSCLPARYVEEEFWREIAFGKMDFVEYACDVDGSAFSSSPHDQLGKSNWNLKNFSRLPNSVLRLLQMPIPGVTDPMLYIGMLFSMFAWHVEDHYLYSINYHHCGAFKTWYGIPGDAAPGFERVASQYVYNKDILIGDGEDAAFDVLLGKTTMFPPNVLLDHNVPVYRAVQRPGEFVITFPRSYHVGFSHGFNCGEAVNFAIGDWFPLGSLASKRYALLNRTPLLAHEELLCRSAVLLSQKLLTCDPGSLDKSEHPYSQYCVKSCFVRLMRFQRRARGLLAKMGSQICYKPKTFPNLSCSMCRRDCYITHVLCGCNFDPVCLHHEQEHRSCPCKSNRVVYVREDIEELEALSRKFEQDICLSKERICIGSSKEAEISDINVERAPNLGTILDFSNKKIGITGIMTADDGTSYPGVPNLSSSAYHEVPRHSEARAINTSSVTKGTYATDEISSVVDDACNGLGSCNDSAMECSDDSDSESGIFRVKRRSTSFDKPTDTKISNFSEQQVLRRLKKVNPEVQRASKRPEESDTCPVGSVRMSQKSLNPASSDDEREDTVPISFRIKRHQLETQDNNTTHVAKPQSCPPSIGSLEEFVGRTRDATAEFRPKRVKIRLPSSASRQLEQQRSSGQRFARDDKLSLGCPRTF; the protein is encoded by the exons ATG GTGGAGGGTAGGAGTTATCTCCCTGCAGAGGTCAGGGATGGCCTTGCGACCCTGAAGCGGAGGAGGCTCGAGAGGATGCGTCTTAGTGCTGAGAACGAAGCGGGTGACAATCCTGCGGTAGCTGCTAGAAGCGGCGGGGATGCCTTGCGGAGCCCCGCAAACTGCGGGGTCAGATTGCTTTCAAACAATGCAACAGGTTTACCTGGAAATGTACAGGACAAGGATCCTTTCGCAAAGCGCAAGGTGGAGAAGTTTGATATGTCCAGCCTTGAATGGATCGACAAGATACCAGAGTGCCCCGTGTATTGTCCTACCAGGGAGGAATTTGAGGATCCCATTGCTTATATACAGAAGATTTCACCAGAGGCTGCAAAATATG GTATTTGCAAAATCGTGGCCCCGGTAAGTGCTTCTGTTCCTGCTGGTGTTGTGCTGATGAAGGAACAGCCCAATTTTAAGTTCATGACTAGAGTTCAGCCCCTTCGTCTAGCTGAATGGGCTGAAGATGATACAGTCACTTTCTTCATGAGTGGAAG AAAGTACACATTCAGAGACTATGAGAAAATGGCCAACAAAGTGTTCTCTAAGAAATATTCCAGCACCAGTTGTCTCCCAGCTAGGTATGTGGAGGAGGAATTCTGGCGTGAAATTGCTTTTGGGAAAATGGATTTCGTAGAATATGCTTGTGATGTTGATGGGAGTGccttctcttcttctcctcATGATCAACTTGGGAAAAGCAATTGGAACCTCAAG AATTTTTCACGGCTTCCCAACTCTGTTCTGAGACTCCTTCAGATGCCAATTCCA GGAGTAACAGATCCAATGCTTTATATTGGGATGCTCTTTAGTATGTTTGCATGGCATGTCGAAGACCACTATTTGTACAG CATAAATTACCATCACTGTGGGGCATTTAAGACATGGTATGGAATACCTGGCGATgcagctcctgggtttgaaAGGGTTGCTAGCCAGTATGTATATAACAAGGACATTTTGATTGGTGATGGGGAGGACGCAGCATTTGATGTTCTACTGGGAAAGACAACAATGTTCCCTCCAAATGTCTTACTAGATCACAATGTTCCTGTATATAGAGCTGTACAAAGACCTGGGGAATTTGTTATTACGTTCCCTCGTTCTTACCACGTGGGCTTCAGCCATG GTTTCAATTGTGGAGAGGCTGTTAACTTTGCTATTGGTGATTGGTTTCCTCTGGGTTCTCTGGCTAGCAAGCGCTACGCACTTTTGAACAGAACTCCATTGCTTGCACATGAGGAGCTACTCTGTCGTTCTGCTGTGCTTCTGTCCCAAAAACTGTTGACCTGTGATCCAGGATCCTTGGACAAGTCAGAACATCCATACTCCCAATATTGTGTGAAATCCTGCTTTGTGCGGTTGATGCGATTCCAGCGACGTGCACGTGGCCTACTTGCTAAGATGGGTTCTCAAATATGCTACAAGCCAAAAACTTTTCCGAATCTGTCCTGTAGCATGTGCCGGCGTGATTGCTATATCACACACGTGTTGTGCGGATGTAACTTTGATCCTGTCTGCTTGCACCACG AGCAAGAACACCGGAGCTGCCCTTGTAAGTCCAACCGTGTTGTCTATGttagagaggacattgaggagCTAGAGGCTCTATCAAGAAAATTTGAACAGGACATCTGCTTGTCCAAGGAAAGAATTTGCATTGGCTCATCTAAGGAGGCTGAGATCTCTGATATAAATGTTGAGCGTGCCCCAAATTTGGGGACTATACTGGATTTTAGCAACAAGAAAATTGGCATTACCGGCATTATGACAGCTGATGATGGAACGAGTTATCCTGGAGTACCAAATTTGTCATCTTCTGCGTATCATGAGGTGCCCAGGCATTCAGAAGCAAGG GCAATAAACACATCATCAGTGACCAAAGGAACTTACGCTACTGATGAGATTTCATCCGTCGTGGATGATGCTTGTAATGGACTGGGTTCATGTAATGATTCAGCCATGGAATGTAGTGATGATTCTGACTCTGAATCTGGAATTTTCCGAGTCAAGCGCAGGTCCACATCATTTGACAAACCTACTGACACAAAGATATCAAACTTTTCTGAACAGCAG GTTCTGAGGCGGCTGAAGAAAGTGAATCCTGAAGTACAACGGGCCAGTAAGCGCCCAGAAGAATCTGATACTTGTCCTGTTGGTTCTGTCCGAATGAGCCAGAAGAGCTTAAATCCTGCTTCTTCTGATGATGAAAGAGAGGACACAGTTCCCATTTCTTTCAGAATAAAGCGGCATCAGTTGGAAACTCAGGACAACAATACAACTCATGTGGCAAAACCGCAATCATGCCCGCCTTCCATTGGTTCTCTAGAAGAGTTTGTGGGAAGAACTAGAGATGCCACAGCAGAGTTCCGTCCGAAACGAGTGAAAATCCGGCTACCTTCTAGTGCCAGTAGACAGCTTGAGCAGCAGCGCAGTTCCGGGCAGAGATTTGCAAGGGATGACAAGTTGTCGCTTGGTTGCCCGCGTACATTTTAG
- the LOC120651529 gene encoding lysine-specific demethylase JMJ706-like isoform X1 translates to MVVTHVEGRSYLPAEVRDGLATLKRRRLERMRLSAENEAGDNPAVAARSGGDALRSPANCGVRLLSNNATGLPGNVQDKDPFAKRKVEKFDMSSLEWIDKIPECPVYCPTREEFEDPIAYIQKISPEAAKYGICKIVAPVSASVPAGVVLMKEQPNFKFMTRVQPLRLAEWAEDDTVTFFMSGRKYTFRDYEKMANKVFSKKYSSTSCLPARYVEEEFWREIAFGKMDFVEYACDVDGSAFSSSPHDQLGKSNWNLKNFSRLPNSVLRLLQMPIPGVTDPMLYIGMLFSMFAWHVEDHYLYSINYHHCGAFKTWYGIPGDAAPGFERVASQYVYNKDILIGDGEDAAFDVLLGKTTMFPPNVLLDHNVPVYRAVQRPGEFVITFPRSYHVGFSHGFNCGEAVNFAIGDWFPLGSLASKRYALLNRTPLLAHEELLCRSAVLLSQKLLTCDPGSLDKSEHPYSQYCVKSCFVRLMRFQRRARGLLAKMGSQICYKPKTFPNLSCSMCRRDCYITHVLCGCNFDPVCLHHEQEHRSCPCKSNRVVYVREDIEELEALSRKFEQDICLSKERICIGSSKEAEISDINVERAPNLGTILDFSNKKIGITGIMTADDGTSYPGVPNLSSSAYHEVPRHSEARVHATQTNRIYSASNQAINTSSVTKGTYATDEISSVVDDACNGLGSCNDSAMECSDDSDSESGIFRVKRRSTSFDKPTDTKISNFSEQQVLRRLKKVNPEVQRASKRPEESDTCPVGSVRMSQKSLNPASSDDEREDTVPISFRIKRHQLETQDNNTTHVAKPQSCPPSIGSLEEFVGRTRDATAEFRPKRVKIRLPSSASRQLEQQRSSGQRFARDDKLSLGCPRTF, encoded by the exons ATGGTCGTAACGCAT GTGGAGGGTAGGAGTTATCTCCCTGCAGAGGTCAGGGATGGCCTTGCGACCCTGAAGCGGAGGAGGCTCGAGAGGATGCGTCTTAGTGCTGAGAACGAAGCGGGTGACAATCCTGCGGTAGCTGCTAGAAGCGGCGGGGATGCCTTGCGGAGCCCCGCAAACTGCGGGGTCAGATTGCTTTCAAACAATGCAACAGGTTTACCTGGAAATGTACAGGACAAGGATCCTTTCGCAAAGCGCAAGGTGGAGAAGTTTGATATGTCCAGCCTTGAATGGATCGACAAGATACCAGAGTGCCCCGTGTATTGTCCTACCAGGGAGGAATTTGAGGATCCCATTGCTTATATACAGAAGATTTCACCAGAGGCTGCAAAATATG GTATTTGCAAAATCGTGGCCCCGGTAAGTGCTTCTGTTCCTGCTGGTGTTGTGCTGATGAAGGAACAGCCCAATTTTAAGTTCATGACTAGAGTTCAGCCCCTTCGTCTAGCTGAATGGGCTGAAGATGATACAGTCACTTTCTTCATGAGTGGAAG AAAGTACACATTCAGAGACTATGAGAAAATGGCCAACAAAGTGTTCTCTAAGAAATATTCCAGCACCAGTTGTCTCCCAGCTAGGTATGTGGAGGAGGAATTCTGGCGTGAAATTGCTTTTGGGAAAATGGATTTCGTAGAATATGCTTGTGATGTTGATGGGAGTGccttctcttcttctcctcATGATCAACTTGGGAAAAGCAATTGGAACCTCAAG AATTTTTCACGGCTTCCCAACTCTGTTCTGAGACTCCTTCAGATGCCAATTCCA GGAGTAACAGATCCAATGCTTTATATTGGGATGCTCTTTAGTATGTTTGCATGGCATGTCGAAGACCACTATTTGTACAG CATAAATTACCATCACTGTGGGGCATTTAAGACATGGTATGGAATACCTGGCGATgcagctcctgggtttgaaAGGGTTGCTAGCCAGTATGTATATAACAAGGACATTTTGATTGGTGATGGGGAGGACGCAGCATTTGATGTTCTACTGGGAAAGACAACAATGTTCCCTCCAAATGTCTTACTAGATCACAATGTTCCTGTATATAGAGCTGTACAAAGACCTGGGGAATTTGTTATTACGTTCCCTCGTTCTTACCACGTGGGCTTCAGCCATG GTTTCAATTGTGGAGAGGCTGTTAACTTTGCTATTGGTGATTGGTTTCCTCTGGGTTCTCTGGCTAGCAAGCGCTACGCACTTTTGAACAGAACTCCATTGCTTGCACATGAGGAGCTACTCTGTCGTTCTGCTGTGCTTCTGTCCCAAAAACTGTTGACCTGTGATCCAGGATCCTTGGACAAGTCAGAACATCCATACTCCCAATATTGTGTGAAATCCTGCTTTGTGCGGTTGATGCGATTCCAGCGACGTGCACGTGGCCTACTTGCTAAGATGGGTTCTCAAATATGCTACAAGCCAAAAACTTTTCCGAATCTGTCCTGTAGCATGTGCCGGCGTGATTGCTATATCACACACGTGTTGTGCGGATGTAACTTTGATCCTGTCTGCTTGCACCACG AGCAAGAACACCGGAGCTGCCCTTGTAAGTCCAACCGTGTTGTCTATGttagagaggacattgaggagCTAGAGGCTCTATCAAGAAAATTTGAACAGGACATCTGCTTGTCCAAGGAAAGAATTTGCATTGGCTCATCTAAGGAGGCTGAGATCTCTGATATAAATGTTGAGCGTGCCCCAAATTTGGGGACTATACTGGATTTTAGCAACAAGAAAATTGGCATTACCGGCATTATGACAGCTGATGATGGAACGAGTTATCCTGGAGTACCAAATTTGTCATCTTCTGCGTATCATGAGGTGCCCAGGCATTCAGAAGCAAGG GTCCATGCCACACAAACTAACCGGATTTACTCCGCTTCCAATCAGGCAATAAACACATCATCAGTGACCAAAGGAACTTACGCTACTGATGAGATTTCATCCGTCGTGGATGATGCTTGTAATGGACTGGGTTCATGTAATGATTCAGCCATGGAATGTAGTGATGATTCTGACTCTGAATCTGGAATTTTCCGAGTCAAGCGCAGGTCCACATCATTTGACAAACCTACTGACACAAAGATATCAAACTTTTCTGAACAGCAG GTTCTGAGGCGGCTGAAGAAAGTGAATCCTGAAGTACAACGGGCCAGTAAGCGCCCAGAAGAATCTGATACTTGTCCTGTTGGTTCTGTCCGAATGAGCCAGAAGAGCTTAAATCCTGCTTCTTCTGATGATGAAAGAGAGGACACAGTTCCCATTTCTTTCAGAATAAAGCGGCATCAGTTGGAAACTCAGGACAACAATACAACTCATGTGGCAAAACCGCAATCATGCCCGCCTTCCATTGGTTCTCTAGAAGAGTTTGTGGGAAGAACTAGAGATGCCACAGCAGAGTTCCGTCCGAAACGAGTGAAAATCCGGCTACCTTCTAGTGCCAGTAGACAGCTTGAGCAGCAGCGCAGTTCCGGGCAGAGATTTGCAAGGGATGACAAGTTGTCGCTTGGTTGCCCGCGTACATTTTAG
- the LOC120648720 gene encoding uncharacterized protein LOC120648720 encodes MDTGNDKCLKGKMTPRGWEEISNRFLLATQIYHDTEQFKYLLKKLRLKWNFIEQKLRKGSGLGRGDGTIPEASTDWWKSATAGNQDLMALRDGFPDYIEEMDKMFAGFVADGSTSYAPGQRSVQDITSDDAEDEEEQEPDDQHVATPVSVGSKRTSSSRSTHSLRSTASSPHKKVKSPAVRAMCEKIGGLTAAIGDGREYFNGTLRLRAAQRQAAEQAAIQAAERKKKEEEEQVDLIISLAKECGFTESSPEWLGVLNILENEKAIIWFLKNGVEGRKQTIKAYANRV; translated from the exons ATGGATACTGGGAACGACAAATGCCTAAAGGGTAAAATGACGCCGCGCGGCTGGGAGGAAATCTCAAACAGGTTTTTGTTGGCAACCCAAATTTATCATGACACTGAGCAATTCAAGTACCTGTTGAAGAAGCTGCGGTTGAAGTGGAACTTTATAGAACAGAAGTTGAGGAAAGGCTCTGGGTTGGGCCGCGGGGATGGCACCATACCTGAGGCGTCTACGGACTGGTGGAAGTCGGCCACTGCG GGCAACCAAGACTTGATGGCGCTCAGGGATGGGTTTCCTGACTACATAGAGGAGATGGATAAAATGTTCGCTGGCTTTGTTGCTGATGGTTCCACCTCGTATGCCCCTGGGCAACGCTCAGTACAGGACATTACCAGTGATGACGCTGAAGATGAAGAGGAACAAGAGCCAGATGATCAACATGTGGCCACACCTGTTAGCGTTGGCAGCAAGAGGACCAGCAGCTCACGCAGCACACACAGCCTACGCAGCACAGCAAGCAGTCCCCATAAGAAGGTAAAGAGCCCAGCAGTGAGGGCCATGTGCGAAAAGATTGGGGGTCTCACTGCAGCAATTGGTGATGGCCGTGAATACTTCAATGGCACCCTGAGGCTGCGTGCAGCGCAACGTCAGGCAGCAGAGCAGGCTGCCATCCAGGCAGCGGAGCggaagaagaaagaggaggaggagcaggtggaCCTCATTATCAGTTTGGCCAAAGAGTGTGGCTTCACTGAGAGCAGCCCAGAATGGCTTGGTGTCCTCAACATACTCGAGAATGAGAAGGCCATCATCTGGTTCCTCAAGAATGGTGTTGAAGGAAGGAAACAGACCATCAAAGCCTACGCAAATCGGGTCTAG